Below is a genomic region from Thermodesulfovibrionales bacterium.
ATATGTTTATGATGTAATTAGAGGTGGTTCTGCTTATAAGGCAGGAATAAAGGAAGGGGATATAATTGTTTCAATAAATGATATTGAAGTTAATACAATGATGGAGCTTAAAGAAATTATTTATAAAATAGGTTCAGGTAATAAATGTAATGTAACAATAAAAACACCTTTAGGAACAAACAAAACTGTTGAGGTTGTTTTAGGAAGACAAATATGACCACCACTTTCAAAGTGGTGGTATATT
It encodes:
- a CDS encoding PDZ domain-containing protein; the encoded protein is YVYDVIRGGSAYKAGIKEGDIIVSINDIEVNTMMELKEIIYKIGSGNKCNVTIKTPLGTNKTVEVVLGRQI